A part of Candidatus Poribacteria bacterium genomic DNA contains:
- a CDS encoding adenosylhomocysteinase, which translates to MQCDVRSIELAGEGKRRIEWADRSMPVLRQIRERFERERPLDGIRLGACLHVTTETANLARTLRAGGAQVLLCASNPLSTQDDVAASLVSDYGIPTFAIKGEDNDTYYRHINAVLDGKPQITMDDGADLVSVLHSERKDLLTHVIGGTEETTTGVIRLRSMATQGVLRYPIIAVNDAQTKHFFDNRYGTGQSTLDGIIRATNFLIAGMAVVVAGYGWCGRGVASRARGLGAQVIVTEVDPVRALEAAMDGFRVLPMSKAVAEADLIVTLTGNLHVLRREHFLAMKDGATIANSGHFNVEINLPELKELSVSVREARPFVDEYTLQGGQRVCVLGEGRLINLAAAEGHPASVMDMSFANQALCAEYMVQHATDLSPTVHSVPAEIDAMIARLKLAGMGLEIDQLTDEQSEYLDSWTMGTT; encoded by the coding sequence ATGCAGTGCGACGTCAGGAGCATTGAGCTGGCGGGTGAGGGGAAGCGCCGAATCGAATGGGCGGACCGCTCCATGCCCGTGTTGCGGCAGATCCGCGAGAGGTTCGAACGCGAGCGTCCCCTCGATGGGATTCGGCTCGGGGCGTGCCTCCATGTCACGACCGAGACGGCGAACCTGGCGCGCACGCTTCGAGCGGGCGGAGCCCAGGTCTTGCTGTGCGCCTCCAACCCGTTGAGCACTCAGGATGACGTCGCCGCCAGCCTCGTGAGCGACTATGGGATCCCGACGTTCGCCATCAAGGGCGAGGACAACGACACTTACTATCGCCATATCAACGCGGTGCTGGACGGCAAACCCCAGATCACGATGGACGACGGCGCTGACCTGGTCAGCGTTCTGCACTCGGAGCGCAAGGACCTGCTGACGCATGTGATCGGCGGGACCGAGGAGACGACGACCGGGGTCATCCGCCTCCGCAGCATGGCGACGCAAGGCGTCCTGCGCTACCCCATCATCGCCGTCAATGACGCGCAGACGAAGCACTTCTTCGACAATCGGTACGGTACCGGACAGAGCACGCTGGACGGCATCATCCGAGCGACGAACTTCCTGATCGCCGGCATGGCTGTCGTCGTCGCTGGCTATGGCTGGTGTGGGCGCGGCGTCGCCAGCCGGGCGCGGGGTCTGGGCGCGCAGGTGATCGTCACCGAAGTGGACCCGGTGCGAGCTCTCGAGGCGGCAATGGACGGCTTCCGAGTTCTGCCGATGTCGAAGGCGGTCGCCGAAGCGGACTTGATCGTCACGCTGACCGGCAACCTGCACGTCCTGCGGCGCGAGCATTTCCTCGCGATGAAGGACGGCGCGACGATCGCGAACTCTGGGCATTTCAACGTCGAAATCAACCTGCCGGAGCTCAAGGAGCTGTCCGTCAGCGTGCGCGAGGCGCGTCCATTCGTCGACGAGTACACGCTCCAGGGCGGACAGCGTGTGTGTGTCCTTGGCGAGGGCAGACTCATCAACCTCGCAGCCGCCGAAGGTCATCCGGCGAGCGTGATGGATATGAGCTTTGCCAATCAGGCGTTGTGCGCGGAGTACATGGTTCAGCACGCCACCGATCTGTCGCCGACGGTCCACTCCGTGCCCGCCGAGATCGACGCGATGATCGCGCGGCTCAAGCTGGCAGGCATGGGCCTCGAGATCGACCAGTTGACGGACGAACAGTCGGAGTACCTCGACTCCTGGACGATGGGTACCACGTGA
- a CDS encoding RNA polymerase sigma factor RpoD/SigA: MSLACACPFLTFQAQEDAMRSTTLSFIPVREYVTSSRDASKRDTLDAWLEQAQSHRLLTRQEEIELSQRIKAGDETARTKLILCNLRLVLKIALAYRRANVPLVDLLQEGIGGLMQAVEHFDERRGFKFSTYAVHWIRQAVSRYIDRTARTIRLPSYIIADMSQQNRAAYELEQVLERPPTTDELAEFMEKSRTDVHLIERLPEEPVPLGTPVGGDDSTTTLSDVVEDAQNETHRHLDEWMRREEVNRLLETLTPRERQIIALRFGLSGGEEQTLRAIAQRFGVTKERVRQIEAQAMRKLRQRVQQTAELDAAS, translated from the coding sequence ATGAGTCTTGCTTGCGCTTGTCCGTTCTTGACATTTCAGGCGCAGGAGGATGCCATGCGATCCACGACACTTTCTTTCATTCCGGTGAGGGAGTACGTCACCTCAAGCCGGGACGCCAGCAAGCGCGATACCCTCGATGCCTGGCTGGAGCAGGCTCAGTCGCATCGTCTTCTCACTCGTCAGGAGGAGATCGAGCTGAGCCAGCGCATCAAGGCAGGCGACGAGACGGCGCGGACGAAGCTGATCCTCTGCAACCTTCGGCTCGTCCTCAAGATCGCGCTCGCGTACCGTCGCGCCAATGTGCCTCTGGTCGATCTGCTGCAAGAGGGCATCGGCGGACTGATGCAGGCGGTCGAGCACTTCGACGAGCGTCGCGGGTTCAAGTTCAGCACCTACGCGGTGCACTGGATCCGTCAGGCAGTCTCGCGATACATCGACCGGACGGCGCGCACCATTCGGCTGCCGTCGTACATCATCGCCGACATGTCGCAGCAGAACCGCGCCGCATACGAACTGGAACAGGTCCTCGAACGTCCTCCGACAACCGATGAGCTCGCCGAGTTCATGGAGAAGTCGCGCACCGACGTCCACCTGATCGAACGGCTCCCCGAAGAGCCGGTGCCGCTGGGCACGCCGGTGGGCGGCGATGACAGCACGACGACGCTCTCGGATGTGGTCGAGGACGCTCAGAACGAGACGCACCGCCATCTCGACGAGTGGATGCGCCGCGAGGAGGTGAACCGCCTGCTCGAGACGCTGACTCCTCGGGAACGGCAGATCATCGCCCTTCGATTCGGTTTAAGCGGCGGCGAGGAGCAGACGCTCCGCGCCATCGCGCAGCGCTTCGGCGTCACCAAGGAGCGCGTGCGCCAGATCGAAGCCCAGGCGATGAGGAAGCTGCGCCAGCGCGTTCAGCAGACGGCTGAACTCGACGCGGCTAGCTGA